A stretch of DNA from Thermanaerosceptrum fracticalcis:
GAGGCCGGATATCCGGCCTTTGCTATTTCAATATTTTATCCATGCTTTGTACGTTTTCTCTTAGTTTATCAACATAACCTAACTGTGCATTAACCCACTGTTCCTCTCGTTCTGGCACTTTTCCCGGATATGGTGTGGTCACCTTCAGTCCTTAGGCAGGTAACTACCCCAGGAAAGACCTGTATATGTTCATGAACCGGGAGGGAGGGAGAACGTGTTCTTTCCAACGCATGAACCCAACCTCCAATATGGTTATAATTAAACAGCATTTTTAGCGTGTGTAATTTTTGTAGAAAAATACTTCCTATTGCTTAATATATGCGCATTAATGTATACAATATATTTTCCCCAATCGCATTGACCTTTTTACAAGAAGGAAATATAATAGTATTACAAAAAGTTATATAACACGACCTAAGTAAGTGATGTATTATATAATAATACTTCATACAAAAGGAAGGGGGAGTAGAAAATGAACGCACCTATCCTTGCTAATATTGAGGAAGCTTTAGAAAAATTGGCGGCTTTAGAAGAAAAACGTGAAGAACTAAAGAAGACACCTTGTAGTCCATGGGGTGAATAAATAAAAACGCTTTCAAGGTTTTCCTTGAAAGCGTTTTTATTTATTGATTTTTTTCTTTTGCGAAAATTAATATAACTGGAGCTGATGGCGGGATTTGAACCCGCGACCTATTGATTACGAATCAATTGCTCTACCGCTGAGCTACACCAGCACCTTAATACAACTAAATTATATGTAGCCAAATTCAAATTGTCAATTTTATAGTGTAAAGATTAAACGAGAAAATAAATAAATCTGTTGTTTATCATTCTTATTTTAATTATTTGATAATATTTATATAATTGTAGTAGCTATGGAAAAAGGAGATAAAAGAATGCACAAGCTGTTACTTTAAAAAGAGATATCTAACTGTAAATTCATGAATTTAAGAAAGTTATACCTTCTTAAATTAGAACAAAAAACGGGTTTTTGATTGGAATTCAATTTATGTTAAATTTATATGTAATTGTTCCCCGAGATTTAACGTTGTGAGGAAAGTAGTTTATAATAAAGAATATAAAAGATACAAAGAGAGAATTTGTTTATATGGGGGGTCAGGTATGAATCTTTTAGAGGGGTTGGAAGCTGTTACAGGACGTGAGGCTCTCCGCCATTTTGCCCGTATTGCTCAGTACATCAATGATATTACGCTGGCTGACATCAGCTTCTCTGTCATTGAGGGTGATACCTACTTGGCTTATGTTCCGGGAAGAAACATCAATTTTGGACGCAAACCGGGGGACAAGCTTAAGCCGGGGACCGCAGGCTATCAGTGCATGATGGAAAAGAGGCGAGTCATTAAAGAATTTACCCGGGAGCAATCCGTTTACGGTGTACCTTACATAGCCAATGCTTTTCCCATTAAAGATGAAACAGGAAATGTGGTTGGCTGCATTGTTACGGCAGAGGATATTACGATGCAGGCCGTTGTACGGGAAACAGCCCAGCTGTTAAGTGCGGCTTCACAGCAATTGGCGGCAGCTATCCAGACCATGAACGGGCAAATGGAAGAAATGGCGGCCTCGGGGGAAAACTTAACTTCCATTACGAGCCAGGCCGTAGACAAAGTAAAAGACACGGACAACGTGGTGGTCTTTATTCAGGAAGTAGCCAAGCAGACCAACCTGCTGGGTCTCAATGCGGCTATTGAGGCGGCCAGAGTAGGAGAAGCAGGAAGGGGCTTCGGGGTTGTAGCGGAAGAGGTGCGCAAACTGGCTGTTAATTCTGCCGAGTCGGCTAAGCAAATTAAACAGGTTTTAAATCATGTACAGGATGCAATTTTGCAGATCAACACGAATACTACTACCCTAAAAGAAGCTATTCACGAACAGGTCACTACCATTGAGGAAATAGCGGCTTCCAGTGAGGAAATGTCCGCTATGGCTCATAAACTGGAAAAGCTGGCCCAGGATTTACTGGATGTAAGTAAAAAATAAGGGTGTTACCCAGGAGGGCGTAAGAAGCCCTCCTGTTTTTAATAAATTATGGAATGTTATTTAAAGTATTGACACTGCGTAATATATGGATAATAATATATATGAAAACAAACATATAAGTATGGTGATAATCGTGCACGATTACACGAAGTTTAATGGGGAAGCAGAAATACTTAAAGTCCTGGGCCATCCTATCAGGCTGTGTATAGTTACGGGTTTACTGGGTAAGGAATGTAATGTAACTACCATGCAGCAGTGCCTGAAACTCCCTCAACCCATTATATCCCAGCACTTAGCTGTTCTTAAGAAGAAGGGGATTATTGAAGGGGGGCGCAAGGGCACGGAGATATCGTACAGGGTAGTAAATGAAAAGGCCAGGGCAGTGGCGGAGTTACTATGGAATTTAAGAGGTGAGAGGTAGTGGGCAAAAGGTTAGTAGTAATTGGCGGTGTAGCTGCCGGCACTAAAGCGGCTAGTAAAGCCAAACGGGAAAATATGGACCTGGAAGTGATAGTGCTCACAAGGGACAAAGATATTTCTTATGCAGGCTGTGGTCTCCCTTATTACATAGGGGGCTTAATTAAAGAGAGAAAAGAATTGGTTGTAAGAGGGCCGGAAGAATTTGAGATAGAACAAGGGATTCATGTTTTGACCAGACGTGAGGTTACCAGGATCATCCCGGATAAAAAGAGCCTGCTCTTTACGGAACTGGATACGGGTGCTATTCATGAAATTGGCTATGATTATTTAATAATTGCTACGGGGGCTTCTCCTGTTTTACCACGCTTGCCAGGTATTGATTTACAGAATATTTTTACCCTTAGGACAGTACAAAACGCCGAAGATATTCGTTGTCTGGTTGAAGAGGGACAGGTCGGTAAAGCAGTGGTAGTGGGAGCGGGTTTTATCGGCCTGGAGACAGCAGAAAATCTGGTTTTGCGCGGCTTGGAAGTAACCGTGGTAGAGATGGCGCCGGCAATTTTGCCGGGTTACGATGAGGAAATGGCTAAGTATGTAGAAAATTACCTGGTGGAGAAAGGCATCAACATCAAAACCGCTGTCAAAGTATGTGGATTCCGGGGGGATCCGGAAGGAAGAGTAAAAGAGGTCTTATTAGAAAACGAGTCCCTGGAAGCTGACTTAGTTATCTGGGCAGGAGGAGTTCGGCCCAATGTACAACTGGCAAAAGATGCCGGGATTAGTTTAGGGCCTACAGGCTGTATCGCTGTCAACGAATACCAGGAAACTAACCTGCCTGACATTTATGCCGTGGGTGACTGTGCAGAAAACTATAATCTCTTAACCCAGGAACCTGTCTGGTATCCCATGGGTTCTACGGCCAATAAAACCGGGAGGATTGCCGGCTTAAACTTGGGTAGAGAAGATAAAGCTGACTTTTTGCCGGGAGTTCTGGGGACGAGTATCATCAAGCTTTTTGAATTGCAGGCCGCCCGTACCGGATTGACGGAAGAGCAGGCCAGAAACCAAGGATATGATGTAGAAACAGTAATAGTTCCTGCTAATGATAAAGCTCACTATTATCCCGGTTACAGGCAAATTATTACGAAGCTCATTGCCGATAAAAAAACAAAGAGAATTCTGGGAGCCCAGGTTGTAGGGGAAGGGGTGGTGGATAAACCTATTGATATTATTGTAGCCATGATTTCCTGTCAGGCTACTGTGGAACAGCTAGCCCGTCTCGACTTAGCCTATGCTCCGCCCTTTTCCATGGCGATGAGTTCCACTATTATGGCTGCCAATGTGATGATGAATAAGTTTACAGGGAAGTTTGCGAGTCTAAATCCCCGGGAACTTGTTAAAGCTATGGTTAATCATGAAGTTCTGGTCTTAGATGTGCGGACTGAGGCGGAGTACTTTATAAAAGCTATTCCTGGATCCCTTAACATTCCCTTCAACCAGTTAATTGCACGATACAGTGAGCTTCCACAGGATAAAAAGATAGTGGTTGTATGCAAAGTTGGTAAACGGGCTTATCTAACCTTGTCTACTCTAAGAAAACTTGGCTTTAATGACTTGGCCATCCTTGACGGTGGTATTGAATCTTATCCCTACACTTTAGAATAAATTAGAGGAGGAATTGAAATGGCCGAATTTACTATCGATGCTCGCGGTTTACAATGTCCCGGCCCCATTGTCCAATTGTTTAATCAAGCCAAACAATGTGCTGCGGGGGATATTATCAGGATTGAGGTAACGGACCAGGGCTTCAAGAAAGATGTCCAGGCCTGGTGCAAGAAGACAGGTAACGAACTGGTAGAAATCAAAGAAGAGGGCGGCGTAATTTACGTTGCTATTAAAAAGAATTAGGAGGTAAAGCACTTGGCTGACAGCAGTAAGAAAACTATCATCATGTTTAGTGGTGACCTGGATAAAGCCATGGCCGGTTTTATCATTGCCAATGGCGCTGCCGCGATGGGTGACGACGTAACCATGTTCTTTACCTTTTGGGGTATTAATATTCTGCGTAAATCTGAGTATGTCCCTGTCAAAAAGGGCTTTCTGGAAAAAATGTTTGGTTGGATGATGCCTAGGGGAGCTGATAAGCTGGGCTTGTCCAAAATGAATTTCGGTGGCATGGGATCGGTAATGATGAAAAAGATTATGAAGGATAAGCAGGTTAGTTCTTTGCCGGAGCTTATTTCTACAGCTCAGTCTCTCGGGGTAAAACTAGTGGTTTGTACCATGTCTATGGATGTGATGGGCATCAAGGAAGAGGAGCTAATCCCCGGTTTAGAATTTGCCGGAGTAGCCACCTATCTCGGGGAGGCGGACCAGGCCGGGGTCAATTTGTTTATTTAGGATAGAAAATATAATGGCGAATAAACAAGCGTGTAATCCTTTTATGATTACACGCTTGTCTATCTTTGCTCATTCTGAAATGAAAGTTATAGGGAAACCATCTGGCTTATTTTTCGTTTTATGATTAAAGTGGCTATTTATAATTCTGTATCCAGGAGTCTGACGGATTCTTTAGCGGCCCAGCGCAGCTTGTAGGTAATGAGGGCTACTTCAATGAGGGCATGGAGGTAATAGCTTCCTGAAGGGAAACGGTCATGCCAGCAGTTAAGAATGAGGTCCAGTTTGCTCCACACCCTGGGTTCCTCCACAGGAGGAATATTTTCACCCTGTAATTTTTTGCTCAGTTCTTTGTTATAGAAGATAAAGATATCCAGGACATGCCGCAGCAGTTCTAATATTTCCTGAAACTCAGGGCTGATGGGCAGGTCGCCTGCTTCTTTGCGCCGTTCTTTTCTTTCCTGGGCCAAAAAAAGGATGTCACGGGTCCTTTGCCAGAGCCCTTTGTTGTAGGCAATATATTCACTGTAAAATTTAGCTTC
This window harbors:
- a CDS encoding FAD-dependent oxidoreductase — its product is MGKRLVVIGGVAAGTKAASKAKRENMDLEVIVLTRDKDISYAGCGLPYYIGGLIKERKELVVRGPEEFEIEQGIHVLTRREVTRIIPDKKSLLFTELDTGAIHEIGYDYLIIATGASPVLPRLPGIDLQNIFTLRTVQNAEDIRCLVEEGQVGKAVVVGAGFIGLETAENLVLRGLEVTVVEMAPAILPGYDEEMAKYVENYLVEKGINIKTAVKVCGFRGDPEGRVKEVLLENESLEADLVIWAGGVRPNVQLAKDAGISLGPTGCIAVNEYQETNLPDIYAVGDCAENYNLLTQEPVWYPMGSTANKTGRIAGLNLGREDKADFLPGVLGTSIIKLFELQAARTGLTEEQARNQGYDVETVIVPANDKAHYYPGYRQIITKLIADKKTKRILGAQVVGEGVVDKPIDIIVAMISCQATVEQLARLDLAYAPPFSMAMSSTIMAANVMMNKFTGKFASLNPRELVKAMVNHEVLVLDVRTEAEYFIKAIPGSLNIPFNQLIARYSELPQDKKIVVVCKVGKRAYLTLSTLRKLGFNDLAILDGGIESYPYTLE
- a CDS encoding sulfurtransferase TusA family protein, which codes for MAEFTIDARGLQCPGPIVQLFNQAKQCAAGDIIRIEVTDQGFKKDVQAWCKKTGNELVEIKEEGGVIYVAIKKN
- a CDS encoding DsrE/DsrF/DrsH-like family protein, which codes for MADSSKKTIIMFSGDLDKAMAGFIIANGAAAMGDDVTMFFTFWGINILRKSEYVPVKKGFLEKMFGWMMPRGADKLGLSKMNFGGMGSVMMKKIMKDKQVSSLPELISTAQSLGVKLVVCTMSMDVMGIKEEELIPGLEFAGVATYLGEADQAGVNLFI
- a CDS encoding methyl-accepting chemotaxis protein gives rise to the protein MNLLEGLEAVTGREALRHFARIAQYINDITLADISFSVIEGDTYLAYVPGRNINFGRKPGDKLKPGTAGYQCMMEKRRVIKEFTREQSVYGVPYIANAFPIKDETGNVVGCIVTAEDITMQAVVRETAQLLSAASQQLAAAIQTMNGQMEEMAASGENLTSITSQAVDKVKDTDNVVVFIQEVAKQTNLLGLNAAIEAARVGEAGRGFGVVAEEVRKLAVNSAESAKQIKQVLNHVQDAILQINTNTTTLKEAIHEQVTTIEEIAASSEEMSAMAHKLEKLAQDLLDVSKK
- a CDS encoding ArsR/SmtB family transcription factor, encoding MHDYTKFNGEAEILKVLGHPIRLCIVTGLLGKECNVTTMQQCLKLPQPIISQHLAVLKKKGIIEGGRKGTEISYRVVNEKARAVAELLWNLRGER